The following are from one region of the Calditrichota bacterium genome:
- a CDS encoding D-cysteine desulfhydrase family protein has translation MPFTFPPRVSLAHLPTPVHHLPRLSHSLGGPDIYLKRDDLTGFALSGNKVRKLEFVIV, from the coding sequence GTGCCTTTCACGTTCCCGCCCCGCGTGTCACTTGCCCATCTTCCTACCCCTGTGCATCACCTTCCCCGGCTGTCCCACAGCTTGGGAGGACCTGACATCTACCTCAAGCGGGACGATTTGACCGGATTTGCGCTGAGCGGCAACAAGGTGCGCAAATTGGAATTCGTCATTGTCGA
- a CDS encoding ROK family protein: MDLIVGLDLGGTFLKSALGDTKGRLLQKAKRPSAATAPADVIFDNMFAAVEELLGAAEQHGGVVRAIGVGSPGVIDVDRGRLVGQSPNLPHWADVEIAERMARHFGLPTFADNDANLMTLAEVTVGAAKGCRHAVCLTVGTGIGGGLYLNGEIYRGSHFAGAELGHTLVEFDGRPCPCGGRGCLEQYASAPATVREYLARLQEAGKSVPPEADAKLVFERAKAGEPEALAAVEVTSQYLGAGIASFANALNPEMVVIGGGVADAGPFFIDRVAQAVRERAMPTAWKGLKIRPAELGNDAGVIGAILLAAQSVS, encoded by the coding sequence ATGGACCTCATCGTAGGGCTGGATCTGGGTGGAACCTTCCTCAAGTCGGCCTTGGGGGACACGAAAGGCCGCCTCTTGCAGAAAGCGAAGCGGCCTTCTGCGGCGACTGCCCCGGCGGACGTCATCTTCGATAACATGTTCGCCGCCGTGGAGGAACTGCTTGGGGCAGCCGAGCAGCACGGGGGCGTGGTGCGAGCCATCGGGGTAGGCAGCCCAGGGGTCATCGATGTGGACAGGGGGCGACTGGTAGGGCAGAGCCCAAATCTCCCGCACTGGGCAGACGTGGAGATTGCCGAGAGGATGGCCCGCCATTTCGGCCTCCCCACCTTCGCGGACAATGATGCCAATCTGATGACCTTAGCAGAGGTGACCGTGGGCGCAGCCAAGGGGTGTCGACACGCGGTGTGCCTGACCGTGGGCACGGGCATCGGCGGTGGGCTGTACCTGAACGGCGAAATCTACCGCGGCAGTCATTTTGCCGGCGCCGAGCTCGGCCACACCCTGGTGGAGTTCGACGGTCGGCCTTGCCCGTGCGGGGGGCGCGGCTGCTTGGAGCAATATGCCTCCGCGCCAGCCACTGTGCGAGAGTATCTGGCACGGCTTCAGGAGGCCGGAAAGTCGGTGCCCCCCGAGGCAGATGCCAAGCTCGTTTTTGAACGGGCCAAGGCGGGCGAACCGGAGGCCTTGGCCGCAGTTGAAGTGACCAGCCAGTACCTCGGCGCCGGCATCGCCAGCTTTGCCAATGCCCTCAATCCGGAGATGGTGGTCATCGGTGGGGGAGTTGCCGATGCCGGCCCATTCTTCATCGACCGGGTGGCGCAGGCGGTCCGCGAAAGGGCCATGCCCACCGCCTGGAAGGGCCTGAAAATCCGCCCGGCAGAGCTTGGCAACGACGCCGGAGTGATCGGGGCCATCCTGCTTGCTGCCCAAAGTGTGAGCTGA